The following proteins are encoded in a genomic region of Desulfosporosinus youngiae DSM 17734:
- a CDS encoding enoyl-CoA hydratase/isomerase family protein codes for MAYETILVEIEEGIATITLNRPEVLNALNSQVFNELGEAAAQLTADQSVRAVIITGGEKVFAAGADIKQMASATAVEVSSSVRPSMIAFNRIENMPKPVIAAIAGYALGGGCELTLTADVRIAAENAQLGFPEIKLGILPGGGGTQRLPRLIGPGKAKELIFSGDFIPAEEALRIGLVNKVVPAGQLLAEARKMAGKFAARGAVAVQMAKSCINEGLQMDLDRGLQYEHKCFSLLFATEDQKEGMQAFVEKRKPNFKGK; via the coding sequence TTGGCTTACGAAACAATTCTGGTAGAAATCGAAGAAGGAATTGCCACAATCACTCTCAACCGGCCCGAGGTACTAAACGCCCTTAATAGTCAGGTCTTTAATGAATTGGGTGAGGCTGCTGCTCAGTTAACGGCTGATCAATCAGTCAGGGCAGTGATTATCACGGGTGGAGAAAAGGTCTTTGCAGCCGGGGCTGACATTAAACAAATGGCTTCAGCAACAGCAGTGGAGGTATCTTCAAGTGTCAGACCCTCAATGATAGCCTTCAATCGAATTGAAAATATGCCCAAACCGGTCATTGCGGCAATTGCCGGATATGCCTTGGGCGGCGGGTGTGAACTTACCTTAACAGCCGATGTGCGTATCGCCGCCGAGAATGCTCAGCTTGGCTTTCCGGAAATAAAGCTGGGTATTTTGCCGGGCGGTGGAGGAACACAGCGGTTGCCCCGGCTGATTGGCCCCGGCAAAGCAAAAGAGCTGATTTTCAGCGGTGATTTTATCCCTGCAGAGGAAGCTTTGCGGATTGGTCTTGTGAATAAAGTGGTACCTGCCGGCCAGTTGTTAGCTGAAGCCAGGAAGATGGCCGGGAAATTTGCGGCCCGCGGGGCTGTAGCTGTTCAAATGGCCAAATCCTGCATTAATGAAGGATTGCAGATGGATCTGGACCGGGGCTTGCAGTATGAACACAAATGCTTCAGCCTATTGTTTGCAACCGAAGATCAGAAGGAAGGCATGCAGGCCTTTGTTGAAAAACGCAAACCTAACTTCAAGGGGAAATAA
- a CDS encoding acyl-CoA dehydrogenase: MASNFLYSNRDHKFIIKEWLDGEKILGLKRFRDVYSMEDVDGILDQSLRVCKDVVAPTNDDGDRIKAVFKDGKVTLPPSFKHAFKYIADNGWGASNKDVDGEGSLPSLLYGAVHEYMIAANPAFVAYLGLPGGVATVIKHFGSQEQIDFFTPKLFETVWGGTMCITEPGGGSDVGDMLTKAYPTEDSKIYKIKGTKCFITGGDHDLTENIIHLVLARIDGAAPGTKGLSLFLVPKLWVNEDGSLGEANDVATVGIEHKMGLQGSATAVLNFGEEGVCRGFLLGAPPDEKGVGQGIAQMFKMINGSRLDTGHCALSVATVAYNNAVAYARERIQGRPIDNPRGSRVPLIQHEDIRRMLLTQKATLEALRAMIFKGYYYVDMLNFGDDPEDVRKAKRYIELITPLIKAYSSDQAWLMITEAIQVHGGYGYTEEYPIARQARDVKIYSIWEGTNFIQSLDLVFRKFGLDKGSVFKEWLQEIGEFVKENSANPELTRDFAMLSQALKAYQELIATVFGYIKANIRLVPLYSTRVLRVTAEVYCAFLLLQQALAAQEKLAQGVGDTDFYKGKVYSAQFYLRNIVPDVMATAQIIKDYDTSAMDIPEGAF, encoded by the coding sequence ATGGCCAGCAACTTTCTATACAGTAACCGTGACCATAAATTTATTATCAAAGAATGGCTTGATGGAGAAAAGATTCTTGGTTTAAAACGATTTCGGGATGTATACAGCATGGAGGATGTGGATGGTATTCTTGACCAGTCTCTAAGAGTTTGTAAAGACGTTGTTGCGCCTACAAATGACGACGGTGACAGGATTAAGGCCGTCTTTAAAGATGGGAAAGTAACCCTGCCGCCTTCGTTCAAACATGCTTTTAAGTATATAGCGGATAATGGCTGGGGGGCCAGCAACAAGGATGTGGACGGTGAAGGTTCTCTCCCGTCACTTTTGTATGGAGCAGTCCATGAATATATGATTGCCGCCAACCCTGCTTTCGTAGCGTATTTGGGTTTGCCCGGCGGTGTGGCAACTGTCATCAAGCATTTCGGCTCCCAGGAACAAATCGACTTTTTCACTCCTAAGCTGTTTGAGACAGTGTGGGGCGGAACAATGTGCATCACTGAACCTGGCGGTGGTTCTGATGTAGGGGATATGTTAACTAAGGCTTACCCCACAGAGGACTCTAAGATATACAAGATCAAAGGGACCAAGTGCTTCATCACCGGAGGAGATCACGATCTTACGGAAAATATTATCCACTTGGTTTTGGCCAGAATCGACGGAGCAGCTCCCGGAACCAAAGGTCTTTCACTTTTTCTTGTTCCCAAGCTATGGGTTAATGAAGATGGCAGCCTGGGGGAAGCAAACGATGTTGCAACCGTGGGAATTGAGCATAAGATGGGACTTCAAGGCTCTGCTACAGCTGTACTTAACTTCGGTGAGGAAGGGGTATGCCGCGGCTTTTTGCTGGGTGCGCCCCCTGATGAAAAAGGGGTCGGGCAAGGCATCGCCCAGATGTTTAAGATGATTAACGGATCCCGGCTAGACACCGGACACTGTGCTCTGTCTGTGGCGACTGTTGCCTATAATAACGCGGTTGCCTATGCCAGGGAGCGTATTCAAGGCCGTCCTATCGATAATCCCAGAGGAAGCCGGGTCCCCCTTATCCAACACGAAGATATCCGCAGAATGCTGCTTACCCAGAAAGCGACTCTTGAAGCTCTGCGGGCCATGATTTTTAAAGGGTATTACTATGTTGATATGCTGAATTTCGGTGATGATCCGGAGGATGTCCGAAAAGCAAAACGTTATATCGAACTGATCACTCCTTTAATTAAGGCCTACAGCTCCGACCAGGCCTGGCTGATGATTACTGAAGCCATTCAAGTCCATGGAGGATACGGGTATACGGAGGAATACCCCATTGCCCGTCAGGCAAGAGATGTTAAAATTTATTCCATTTGGGAAGGTACAAATTTCATCCAGTCATTGGATTTGGTCTTCCGCAAATTTGGCCTGGACAAGGGAAGTGTTTTCAAGGAGTGGCTGCAGGAAATTGGCGAGTTTGTTAAGGAGAATTCGGCCAATCCCGAACTAACCCGGGATTTCGCCATGCTGAGTCAAGCTTTAAAGGCTTATCAAGAGCTGATCGCCACCGTTTTTGGCTATATCAAGGCAAATATCCGTTTGGTGCCGCTCTATAGTACGAGGGTTTTGCGGGTTACGGCGGAAGTCTACTGTGCTTTCTTGTTATTGCAGCAAGCATTGGCAGCGCAGGAAAAGCTGGCCCAAGGAGTTGGGGATACGGACTTTTATAAAGGGAAGGTTTACTCGGCTCAATTCTATTTGCGCAATATTGTACCTGATGTAATGGCTACAGCTCAGATCATTAAGGACTATGATACATCGGCAATGGACATCCCGGAAGGGGCTTTTTAG
- a CDS encoding 3-hydroxyacyl-CoA dehydrogenase family protein: MKLEDVKTICVVGAGNMGHQIALGCALAGFKTACTDISQEMLDKAEGFARSYLPERVAKGKLSQEKADQALENIRFTTNLEDAAGDADFVIEAAVEKMVIKRKLFADLDRIAPPHAILATNSSYIVSSQVADATNRPDKVCNMHFFNPALVMKLVEVVQGPHTSEETAQVTMDLCARLGKTAVLLKKEIYGFLVNRILSALAQEALFLADMGIATPQEIDLAVTNALGHPMGPFRLMDLTGIDLAYYSAMERYQSSRDPKDKPSPLVVEKFVKGEWGKKTKKGYYTYE, from the coding sequence TTGAAGTTAGAGGATGTTAAAACTATTTGTGTGGTTGGGGCCGGCAACATGGGGCATCAGATTGCCTTAGGCTGTGCGTTAGCCGGTTTTAAAACAGCATGCACGGATATTAGTCAGGAAATGTTGGATAAGGCAGAAGGGTTTGCCCGCTCTTACTTGCCGGAGAGAGTGGCCAAAGGAAAACTAAGCCAGGAAAAAGCGGATCAAGCCTTAGAGAATATTCGCTTTACCACAAACCTTGAGGATGCTGCCGGGGACGCTGATTTTGTTATCGAGGCTGCAGTTGAGAAAATGGTCATTAAGAGGAAGCTTTTTGCAGATTTAGACAGGATTGCGCCTCCTCACGCCATACTGGCTACCAACAGTTCCTATATCGTTAGTTCGCAGGTAGCTGATGCGACGAATCGGCCGGATAAAGTTTGCAACATGCACTTTTTTAATCCCGCTTTGGTTATGAAATTGGTCGAAGTCGTGCAGGGACCGCATACTTCCGAAGAAACCGCCCAGGTGACCATGGACCTGTGCGCCAGGCTGGGCAAGACCGCCGTTTTACTTAAGAAAGAAATTTATGGTTTCCTGGTTAATAGAATTCTCTCAGCCCTTGCCCAAGAAGCTTTGTTCCTGGCTGACATGGGAATCGCAACCCCCCAGGAAATTGACCTGGCAGTGACGAATGCCCTGGGGCATCCTATGGGACCCTTCAGACTGATGGATCTTACGGGTATTGATCTTGCTTACTACTCCGCAATGGAACGCTATCAGAGCAGCCGGGACCCCAAAGATAAGCCTTCACCGTTGGTTGTTGAGAAATTTGTTAAGGGTGAATGGGGCAAGAAAACCAAAAAGGGCTATTACACATACGAGTGA
- a CDS encoding thiolase family protein, translating into MNEAVIVSAVRTPIGRAGGALGRISPEIYGAEVIKEVIKRIDLDPNEIEDIFFGNCLNAGGNIGRLSALQAGLPVDISAVTIDRQCGSGLNAVNLAAQAVMAGMGDVFIAGGTESCSLRPYIMEHMDFFSKTGPVFRKGFQLSTNEIGNPPMGVTAENLAENYQISRLEQDEFSLHSQQKMGRAMEAGLFKEQIVPLTIPVGKGKTMVFDTDEHPRPQTTLEGLGKLPPVFKAGGTVTAGNSSGLNDAAAAVVVMSAERAKGLGLKPLAKIRTFAYAGVDPNIMGIGPVPATRKALAKAGLSLADIDIIELNEAFAAQVLAVDRELHFDWDKVNVNGGAIAHGHPIAATGAILTTKLVWEMNRRDVQLGLITACIGGGQGIATIFERA; encoded by the coding sequence ATGAATGAAGCAGTTATAGTATCAGCCGTCAGAACTCCCATAGGTCGTGCAGGAGGAGCTTTAGGCAGGATTTCTCCCGAGATTTATGGGGCGGAAGTTATTAAAGAAGTGATCAAACGTATCGATTTGGACCCTAATGAAATAGAGGATATTTTCTTCGGAAACTGTCTCAATGCCGGAGGCAATATAGGGCGTTTAAGTGCTTTGCAGGCAGGCTTGCCCGTGGATATATCGGCAGTGACCATTGACCGTCAGTGCGGGTCTGGTTTAAACGCCGTGAATTTGGCGGCTCAAGCCGTGATGGCCGGTATGGGCGACGTTTTTATCGCGGGAGGCACAGAGAGCTGTTCTCTTCGGCCTTATATTATGGAACACATGGACTTTTTCAGTAAGACCGGACCTGTCTTCCGCAAAGGGTTTCAGCTTTCGACCAATGAAATCGGCAATCCGCCCATGGGAGTCACCGCAGAAAATTTAGCGGAAAACTACCAGATCAGCCGCTTAGAGCAGGATGAGTTCTCCCTGCACAGCCAGCAGAAAATGGGCAGGGCGATGGAAGCCGGCTTGTTTAAGGAGCAAATTGTGCCGCTTACTATTCCGGTTGGGAAAGGTAAGACAATGGTTTTTGATACAGATGAACACCCCCGGCCCCAGACAACCCTTGAAGGCTTAGGCAAGCTTCCTCCTGTTTTTAAAGCAGGCGGAACGGTTACAGCCGGAAATAGTTCAGGCTTAAATGATGCTGCAGCCGCCGTTGTGGTGATGTCGGCTGAGAGAGCTAAGGGCTTAGGTCTTAAACCATTAGCTAAAATACGCACATTTGCTTATGCCGGTGTTGATCCGAATATCATGGGAATCGGTCCGGTGCCGGCGACCAGGAAAGCGTTGGCCAAAGCAGGCCTTTCCTTGGCTGATATTGATATCATTGAATTGAACGAGGCTTTCGCCGCTCAAGTGTTAGCTGTGGACCGCGAACTTCATTTCGACTGGGATAAGGTAAATGTAAACGGGGGAGCGATTGCCCATGGCCATCCAATCGCAGCAACCGGGGCCATACTTACGACAAAATTAGTCTGGGAGATGAACCGCAGGGATGTTCAGCTTGGTTTGATTACCGCTTGTATCGGCGGCGGACAGGGTATTGCTACGATCTTTGAAAGAGCTTAA
- a CDS encoding 3-hydroxyacyl-CoA dehydrogenase family protein produces the protein MLGGMNVEGHKIQKICIVGAGNMGHQIALSAALAGFEVKCTDVNEEVLEKAEQFVTTYLPERVAKGKLSQAQADAAGANLAFTKNLAEAACDADLVIEAVIERLEIKRKLFADLDRLCPPHTILTTNSSYIISSKIADVTGRPDKVCNLHFFNPALVMKLVEVVKGPHTAEETVQTLMDVCVSMGKTPVLLKKEIYGFLVNRMLTAIKNEAIYLVDMGIASPEEIDTAVTLALGHPMGPFRLMDLTGIDLTYIVGLERFQETGDPAFRPSPTITEKFIKKEWGRKTGKGFYEY, from the coding sequence ATGCTGGGGGGAATGAATGTGGAAGGGCACAAAATCCAGAAGATCTGCATCGTTGGCGCCGGAAATATGGGGCATCAGATTGCCTTAAGCGCGGCATTGGCCGGCTTCGAAGTAAAATGCACGGATGTGAATGAGGAGGTGCTGGAAAAAGCCGAGCAATTTGTAACAACCTATCTCCCGGAGAGGGTTGCTAAAGGAAAGCTGAGTCAGGCCCAGGCTGATGCCGCCGGAGCAAACCTTGCCTTTACTAAGAATCTGGCGGAGGCTGCCTGTGATGCGGACCTGGTGATAGAAGCGGTAATAGAACGCTTGGAAATTAAACGCAAGTTGTTTGCAGACTTAGACCGATTATGTCCGCCCCATACCATTCTCACGACGAATAGTTCATACATTATCAGTTCTAAAATCGCGGATGTGACGGGGCGTCCGGACAAGGTCTGCAATCTGCATTTCTTTAACCCGGCCTTGGTTATGAAACTGGTAGAAGTCGTGAAAGGGCCTCATACTGCCGAGGAGACTGTGCAAACCTTAATGGATGTATGTGTCAGCATGGGGAAAACACCGGTTCTGTTAAAGAAGGAAATCTATGGTTTTCTCGTTAATCGAATGCTTACCGCCATTAAGAATGAAGCAATTTATTTAGTAGATATGGGTATAGCAAGTCCAGAGGAAATTGACACAGCGGTCACCCTTGCCCTGGGTCATCCCATGGGTCCATTTCGACTAATGGATCTGACAGGCATTGATCTTACTTATATAGTAGGTTTAGAGCGTTTTCAGGAAACCGGTGATCCGGCCTTCCGCCCCTCCCCTACGATCACGGAGAAGTTTATAAAAAAAGAATGGGGACGGAAAACGGGCAAAGGATTTTATGAATATTAG
- a CDS encoding acyl-CoA dehydrogenase family protein: protein MNVSDEELNIIRQAVRTLIKKEVEPLGEQMEEEDKVPRSLLDKAAEMGLFGLSIPQEYDGLGAGMLGKVMIFEELGRGPNCFVSIIGCHNGIGSVGIVMAGNEEQKQRYLPKMAAGQLIGAFALTEASAGSDPGNMKTTAVLKGDKYILNGTKQFITNGDIADVFTVMAVTDKSKGSKGITSFIVERGFKGFTVGKYEKKMGLHGSQTAELIFEDCEVPVENVLGEPGQGYVNALKILANGRAGLAARNLGSCEKLLEVSAKYALQRVQFGKPIFDNQIIQHYLANMAIDIEALRSLTYDVARKIDRGETVIKEAAIVKTFGSEAYGRVADLAVQIHGGMGYMRECEVERFYRDARIARIYEGTSEIQRNIIAGQLRKEFAL, encoded by the coding sequence ATGAATGTTTCTGATGAGGAACTGAATATTATTCGCCAAGCAGTACGTACCTTAATTAAAAAAGAGGTTGAACCCTTAGGTGAACAGATGGAAGAAGAAGACAAGGTTCCGCGCAGTTTACTGGATAAGGCTGCGGAGATGGGGTTGTTTGGCTTAAGTATTCCTCAGGAATATGACGGCCTGGGTGCAGGTATGCTGGGTAAAGTGATGATTTTTGAAGAACTGGGCCGCGGTCCCAATTGCTTCGTGTCCATTATCGGCTGTCACAATGGAATTGGCAGTGTGGGAATTGTGATGGCCGGCAATGAGGAACAAAAGCAGCGTTACTTGCCTAAAATGGCGGCGGGTCAACTGATTGGAGCGTTTGCTCTGACAGAAGCGTCAGCGGGTTCAGATCCCGGCAACATGAAGACCACCGCCGTGTTAAAAGGGGATAAGTATATATTAAATGGCACCAAACAGTTTATTACAAATGGCGATATAGCTGATGTATTTACAGTCATGGCGGTAACGGATAAGAGTAAAGGGAGCAAGGGTATCACTTCGTTTATTGTAGAACGGGGCTTTAAAGGGTTCACTGTCGGTAAATATGAGAAAAAAATGGGTCTGCACGGATCTCAAACCGCAGAACTTATCTTTGAAGACTGTGAAGTTCCTGTGGAGAATGTCTTGGGAGAGCCGGGTCAGGGCTATGTCAATGCTCTTAAAATATTAGCCAATGGACGCGCCGGTTTAGCGGCCCGGAATCTTGGCTCTTGTGAAAAATTATTAGAAGTAAGTGCAAAATACGCTCTGCAGCGTGTCCAGTTTGGCAAGCCTATTTTTGATAATCAGATTATTCAGCATTATTTGGCCAATATGGCTATTGATATTGAGGCCTTGCGGAGCTTAACTTACGATGTTGCCCGGAAGATTGACCGGGGAGAAACCGTGATCAAAGAGGCCGCTATTGTAAAAACCTTTGGATCGGAAGCTTATGGCCGGGTAGCAGATTTAGCTGTTCAAATTCACGGCGGTATGGGGTACATGAGAGAGTGCGAGGTAGAACGATTTTATCGGGACGCCAGGATTGCGCGCATCTACGAAGGAACTTCAGAAATTCAGCGCAACATTATCGCCGGTCAGCTAAGAAAGGAATTTGCCTTATAA
- a CDS encoding thiolase family protein: MQEAVIAAGVRTAIGRVGGTLKDIEVDYLAAKVMRELLDRTGIPGMAVDEVILGHTKQSGDNPNLARLALLRADMPEEVPAYTVHRQCGSALTAVNNAVQAIWAGTAEVIMAGGAESMSTAPYYLRNARYGFRMGNSVILDSNTESQPRCQPEDRYGRLTMGLTAENLAEKYNISRQEQDEFALLSQERALRAIEAGLFAEEIVPYEIKTKKGVAVFEQDEHPRETSMAQLAELAPVFKEGGTVTAGNSSGRNDAAAVLMVMTPEKAKEFGLKPLVKIIGIGAKGAPPQIMGIGPVAASQAALKMAGLSLNQIDLIELNEAFAAQSLAVIKELGLDLAKTNVNGGAIALGHPLGATGAIILIKLINEMRRTGKKYGLATLCIGGGQGISAIVENMMI; encoded by the coding sequence ATGCAAGAAGCGGTTATTGCAGCCGGTGTACGTACAGCCATCGGCAGAGTGGGCGGGACTCTGAAGGATATCGAGGTTGATTATTTGGCTGCTAAGGTTATGCGCGAATTGCTCGATCGCACCGGCATTCCGGGAATGGCCGTTGACGAAGTTATTCTCGGTCACACAAAACAGAGCGGTGATAATCCGAACCTGGCCCGTTTGGCTTTGCTGAGAGCGGATATGCCTGAAGAAGTACCTGCTTATACAGTACATCGTCAGTGCGGTTCCGCCTTGACAGCTGTCAACAACGCAGTACAAGCTATTTGGGCGGGGACGGCGGAAGTGATCATGGCCGGCGGCGCGGAAAGCATGAGCACGGCTCCTTATTATCTGAGGAACGCTCGTTATGGCTTTCGCATGGGCAACTCCGTGATTCTGGACTCAAATACTGAGAGCCAGCCCCGCTGCCAGCCGGAGGACCGTTACGGGCGCTTGACTATGGGGCTGACAGCGGAGAATCTGGCAGAGAAATATAACATCAGCCGCCAGGAACAAGATGAATTTGCTCTCCTTAGCCAGGAACGTGCCCTGCGTGCAATTGAGGCGGGGCTGTTTGCGGAGGAAATTGTTCCCTACGAGATTAAAACCAAAAAGGGTGTCGCCGTTTTTGAGCAGGATGAACACCCTCGTGAAACCAGTATGGCACAGCTTGCTGAATTGGCCCCTGTCTTTAAAGAAGGCGGTACAGTGACCGCCGGCAATTCCAGCGGGCGCAATGATGCGGCAGCCGTGTTAATGGTGATGACCCCGGAAAAGGCTAAAGAATTCGGCCTGAAACCATTGGTTAAAATCATTGGGATTGGCGCTAAAGGGGCACCTCCTCAAATTATGGGTATCGGCCCGGTGGCCGCATCTCAGGCTGCTCTTAAGATGGCAGGCTTAAGCTTAAATCAGATAGACTTAATTGAACTGAACGAGGCCTTTGCCGCCCAGTCCTTGGCGGTGATAAAAGAGCTCGGCCTGGATCTTGCCAAAACCAACGTTAATGGCGGGGCTATTGCGCTGGGGCATCCCTTGGGGGCAACCGGTGCCATTATTTTAATCAAATTAATTAACGAGATGCGTCGAACGGGAAAAAAATATGGTCTGGCAACCCTGTGTATTGGCGGAGGGCAAGGCATTTCAGCCATTGTTGAAAATATGATGATCTAA
- a CDS encoding MBL fold metallo-hydrolase: MRENMFTELLPNLYFVEGELGGRFPYCNGLMIDAEAKVLVDTGYGHDRIEEIIRSGQVDVIINTHYHLDHVFGNKYFPQAKIWAHTLDAPALRSVEQFQAYTGLNETLGPDPLLFPGGPSSYEIDEELEDGDVLWFGSVSLQVIHTPGHTPGHIALFEPKSGVLFSGDIDLSPFGPWYGNLRSDLEMFMESIRRLINLKPKVLATSHSGIVTDNIPERLKEYLNKFELREEQILQQLGVSKTIEELVDRRIIYHRFPEPEKLYRFFEEVMVRKHLQYLIRQGKVYESNQRFKAF, translated from the coding sequence ATGAGAGAAAACATGTTTACGGAGCTGCTGCCCAATTTGTACTTCGTGGAGGGTGAGCTGGGGGGGCGGTTTCCTTACTGCAACGGTCTTATGATCGATGCCGAAGCAAAGGTTTTGGTTGATACAGGTTATGGGCACGACCGGATTGAGGAGATTATCCGCTCTGGTCAAGTAGATGTAATTATCAATACTCATTATCACCTGGATCATGTTTTTGGCAACAAGTATTTTCCACAGGCTAAGATTTGGGCTCACACTCTGGATGCGCCTGCTTTACGTTCGGTTGAGCAATTTCAGGCTTATACCGGACTGAACGAAACCCTCGGCCCGGACCCCCTTCTTTTTCCCGGCGGCCCTTCCAGTTATGAAATTGATGAAGAATTGGAGGACGGGGATGTACTGTGGTTTGGGTCGGTGAGTTTGCAGGTGATTCACACTCCGGGTCATACACCAGGGCATATTGCTCTCTTTGAACCAAAGTCCGGGGTATTATTTTCGGGGGATATTGATCTGTCGCCCTTTGGACCTTGGTATGGCAACCTTCGTTCCGATCTGGAAATGTTTATGGAATCTATCCGCCGTCTGATTAATTTAAAGCCAAAGGTTTTAGCCACGAGTCACAGCGGAATTGTCACTGATAACATCCCTGAACGATTAAAGGAATACTTAAATAAATTTGAACTGCGGGAAGAACAAATTTTACAGCAATTAGGGGTTTCTAAAACCATCGAAGAGTTAGTGGATCGAAGAATTATATACCATCGCTTTCCGGAACCTGAAAAGCTTTACCGTTTTTTTGAAGAGGTAATGGTCAGAAAACACTTGCAGTATCTAATCAGGCAAGGAAAAGTCTACGAATCAAATCAGAGGTTTAAGGCTTTTTAA
- a CDS encoding DUF362 domain-containing protein, translating into MDRAVVSLVKVSDVYESLKESLSLSNGLAGLSVHDHILIKPNIVSWDFELPFPPYGVVTTSSVMSALVRILAEHGFRNLIIGEGSLPKLSTAGHEVYGALGYKKLQERYGVKLVDFNQEEFVPMDYGDGFKLDIAKQALEADKIINLPVLKTHNQAKVSLGIKNLKGCLSKNSKRYCHGLGNGELSLTFPRIIEKLPVALTIIDGLYTLEKGPGPTGKAYPKGLLITSGDPFACDLVGAAVLGYPAKDVPHLARYAENHGYSLDLWDYEIAGESIADHQKLVEYDFEWSEDNTGPSGFKKKGITGLAIRKYDSSLCTGCSVQFNPMLILLSSAFKGSSFPNIEVVSGKQQLASAGFDHSLLFGKCACHLNKDNPDIKKGIQLWGCPPDLEKMVEELAKEGLECDYNEYVRFRHYLFDRYTGKEGFNLSDWSVE; encoded by the coding sequence GTGGACAGAGCAGTAGTGTCACTGGTAAAAGTTTCAGATGTATACGAATCGCTCAAAGAGAGTCTAAGCTTAAGTAATGGTCTGGCAGGGTTAAGTGTTCATGACCACATCTTAATTAAGCCAAACATTGTCAGTTGGGATTTTGAATTGCCTTTTCCTCCCTATGGTGTGGTGACCACCAGCAGTGTGATGAGTGCTTTAGTCCGGATTTTGGCGGAACACGGTTTCCGCAACCTGATCATTGGTGAAGGTTCTCTTCCTAAGTTAAGCACCGCCGGGCATGAAGTCTATGGGGCATTGGGTTATAAAAAGCTTCAGGAGCGATATGGCGTCAAATTAGTCGATTTTAATCAGGAAGAGTTTGTACCCATGGATTATGGTGATGGATTTAAACTGGATATTGCTAAGCAGGCTCTGGAAGCAGATAAAATTATTAATCTTCCCGTTCTCAAAACCCATAATCAGGCAAAGGTGTCTTTAGGAATCAAAAACCTCAAAGGATGTCTGAGCAAGAATTCAAAAAGGTATTGTCACGGTTTGGGTAATGGGGAGCTTAGTCTGACCTTCCCCCGCATCATAGAAAAGCTTCCGGTCGCTCTGACCATCATCGATGGATTATATACCCTTGAAAAAGGCCCCGGTCCAACGGGGAAAGCTTATCCGAAAGGTCTGCTCATAACGTCCGGTGATCCTTTTGCCTGTGACCTTGTGGGAGCCGCTGTTCTGGGGTATCCCGCCAAAGATGTTCCGCACTTGGCCAGGTATGCTGAAAATCACGGATATAGTTTAGACTTATGGGACTACGAGATAGCCGGGGAGAGCATTGCGGATCATCAGAAATTGGTTGAATATGATTTTGAGTGGTCCGAGGATAATACAGGACCATCCGGGTTCAAGAAGAAAGGCATCACAGGCCTGGCGATCCGCAAGTATGACAGCAGCCTCTGTACAGGCTGTTCAGTACAATTTAATCCTATGTTGATTCTGCTCTCCTCAGCCTTTAAAGGCTCGTCCTTTCCGAATATCGAAGTAGTAAGCGGCAAACAACAGTTAGCCTCAGCAGGTTTTGATCATTCCCTGCTTTTTGGCAAGTGTGCCTGCCACCTGAATAAGGACAATCCTGATATTAAAAAGGGGATTCAGCTTTGGGGCTGCCCGCCGGATCTCGAAAAAATGGTCGAGGAGTTAGCTAAAGAAGGGCTGGAGTGTGACTATAACGAATACGTGCGCTTCCGTCATTACTTATTTGATAGATACACAGGCAAGGAAGGTTTTAATCTCTCTGACTGGTCCGTTGAATAG